A DNA window from Acidobacteriota bacterium contains the following coding sequences:
- a CDS encoding sigma-70 family RNA polymerase sigma factor, which yields MSKPVDTAEELSLEDLLAKMQPRLRQVLYRYRIPYEDGEDLIQQTMLTLIYKRDQVEKPEPWLVATLKNRCIMYWRKRRSQLYDTVDTAILELMAQPGKSRQDQRALNHDLRRAVARLPERCQKIVALRYGLGYGPSEVAEKLGYQSSSIRKITNRCLAALSKQLVVSGFLKLSRDES from the coding sequence ATGAGCAAGCCGGTGGACACTGCGGAGGAGCTCTCCCTGGAGGACCTCTTGGCCAAGATGCAGCCCCGGCTGCGCCAGGTCCTCTACCGCTATCGCATTCCCTACGAGGACGGCGAAGATCTGATCCAGCAGACCATGCTGACCCTGATCTACAAGCGGGACCAGGTGGAGAAGCCCGAGCCCTGGCTGGTGGCGACCCTCAAGAACCGCTGCATCATGTATTGGCGCAAGCGCCGTAGTCAGCTCTACGACACGGTGGACACGGCCATCCTCGAGTTGATGGCTCAGCCCGGCAAGTCACGGCAGGACCAACGAGCCCTCAACCATGATCTGCGCCGCGCCGTCGCCCGGCTACCGGAGCGTTGCCAGAAGATCGTGGCCCTGCGCTACGGTCTCGGCTATGGTCCGTCGGAAGTGGCGGAGAAGCTCGGCTACCAGAGCTCGAGCATTCGCAAGATCACCAACCGCTGCCTCGCCGCCCTCAGCAAGCAGCTCGTCGTCTCGGGCTTCCTCAAGCTCAGCCGCG
- a CDS encoding DUF84 family protein gives MASPNPEKLLGVRDGFLTYLRQHLSRVVPVALVPHQVQDRLLGLPLRDEDTVDLTRSRARALAEELGNTYQFYVSTEGGLDGVEAGDKSLFFVRSWTAIVGPGGGEALGASSAVQLPERLIEGLENEDLPLAVPGTRRSGGMMSSLTGGVETRRRAVASATFNALSSLFYGQLGHRSDHS, from the coding sequence GTGGCTTCTCCCAACCCCGAAAAGCTTTTGGGCGTCCGAGACGGCTTCCTGACCTACCTGCGTCAGCACCTGTCTCGAGTGGTGCCGGTTGCCCTGGTTCCGCATCAGGTCCAAGACCGGCTCCTGGGATTGCCCCTGCGGGACGAGGACACGGTGGACCTGACCCGCAGCCGCGCTCGTGCCCTCGCCGAGGAGCTGGGCAATACCTACCAGTTCTACGTCTCCACCGAAGGCGGTCTGGACGGCGTCGAAGCCGGCGACAAATCCCTCTTTTTCGTCCGCAGCTGGACCGCCATCGTGGGCCCCGGTGGGGGAGAAGCCCTGGGGGCCAGCAGCGCGGTGCAGCTACCGGAGCGTCTGATCGAAGGTCTGGAGAACGAGGACCTGCCCCTGGCAGTTCCCGGAACCCGCCGCAGCGGTGGCATGATGAGCTCCCTCACCGGCGGCGTCGAGACCCGCCGTCGGGCCGTCGCCTCGGCGACCTTCAACGCCCTCTCCTCCTTGTTCTACGGTCAGCTCGGACACCGGAGCGATCACAGCTGA
- a CDS encoding RNA methyltransferase: MVITSPGNKTLKTIRRLRQSKGDHILLEGAHLITEALDAGLVLETVLATPELCAQPRYQPLLERLPRPPLLVAARLLDQLADADSPRGLLAVARLSRGGVTALPRRRDGIYLFCQGLQDPGNLGALARVAEAAGCAGLALSAGSVHPNHPRALRASTGSLLRLPVAAGCTPEQLQEHLKELDPGWLALVPRGGEDLYSASLDGALILLLGAEGPGLDADLVARAHRRLTIPLAPPVESLNATVAAALPLFEIRRRRASAASGPSNQGAPTA, translated from the coding sequence ATGGTCATTACAAGTCCGGGCAACAAGACGCTCAAGACTATTCGCCGGCTGCGTCAAAGTAAAGGCGACCACATCCTGCTGGAAGGGGCCCACCTGATCACCGAGGCCCTGGACGCGGGCCTGGTACTGGAAACCGTCTTGGCAACGCCGGAGCTCTGCGCCCAGCCGCGCTATCAGCCGCTGCTGGAGCGCCTGCCGAGGCCACCTCTGCTGGTGGCAGCCCGGCTGCTGGATCAGCTCGCCGACGCCGACTCGCCCCGGGGCCTGCTGGCGGTGGCTCGGTTGTCCCGCGGTGGCGTGACGGCTCTGCCGCGCCGCCGGGACGGGATCTACCTCTTCTGCCAGGGCCTGCAGGACCCGGGAAATCTGGGAGCTCTGGCGCGGGTGGCGGAAGCTGCCGGATGCGCCGGGTTGGCTCTGTCTGCCGGCAGCGTCCACCCCAACCACCCCCGAGCTCTGCGCGCCTCCACCGGCAGCCTGCTGCGACTGCCGGTAGCCGCGGGATGTACGCCGGAACAGCTCCAAGAGCACCTGAAGGAGCTCGATCCGGGCTGGCTGGCCCTGGTCCCCCGCGGCGGGGAGGACCTCTACTCCGCCTCCCTGGACGGAGCTTTGATCCTGCTCCTGGGGGCGGAGGGGCCCGGCCTGGATGCGGATCTGGTGGCGCGAGCCCACCGGCGACTGACCATTCCTCTGGCGCCGCCGGTGGAATCCCTCAACGCCACCGTCGCCGCCGCCCTACCTCTATTCGAGATTCGGCGGCGGCGCGCCTCCGCTGCATCCGGCCCGTCCAACCAGGGCGCTCCTACTGCTTGA